A segment of the Marmota flaviventris isolate mMarFla1 chromosome 2, mMarFla1.hap1, whole genome shotgun sequence genome:
GAGCCAGAGTCAGCATCTGCTGCTGACTATGTACTAGATACTATTCTAAGAACTTAAAATGGTTTAGTTCTTTTGTTACAACAATTCTATAATTAGGCACTGTCCTTACTGTGTCTATATTTCAGATAGGTAAACTGAGGCACCAGCAGGTTGATTAATTTGAAATAGCCACACAGTTCATAAGTGAGAGTCGGGGGTTTACAAATGGCCAGTTATGCTCTTAATCTCCACTTCATACCACCTGTACTTAGGGTGATATAAAGAATCTGAGAAGGGACAGTGAAAGGCCATAGCTATCTTTCTAAGATATCTAGATTTTTATTCTATAGGCAAATGACTACATGAGCATATctgtgtttcaaaaaaataactttggaaataaaataattaagaggaagaaaagaacacaaaaggaaaaacagagaaagcAAAAATCAGAAATCTAAACTACCCTAGTGTCAATGTTATTGGTAGGAAACCATTACAGAGATAAAAGGGTTCCCTAGCAAGAAGACATAATAATATAAGTGTTTGTGCagttaatttcaaaaattaaagatacatgaaggaaaaaaaaaaacgatagaattttaagaagaaacaaatgaatcCATAATTATAGCCAGAGGTTGCAACACACCTCTTTCAATGATCTAAAGAACAGGGAGCTAGAAAGCCAGTAATGACATAGATGAACTGAACACCAGTAACCAACTTTTGATTCtaaaattgacatttatagaatcCTCTAACCCAAAGAGCAGAATATTAAAACACAGAGCACTTACCAAGATACCCTATAAAGCAAATCTGAATTAAAAAGTCAAAgctgaaaatcatattttattacaaaaaagtaagtaaatgaaaaatcaagaacaataaGGAATCTGGAGCCCCCAttccaaaatatttggaaagcaaATGGACCCTTCTAAGTATTGAAGCTGTCCTagaataaatcaaaaataaaattacaaagtatTCTAGCTGAATGAGAATGAAATTACAAGGCATTAGAATGTATGAAATAAAGCCCAAAAAGTGCTCCAAGAATGATATATAGCACTAAGGCCTGAATTAGAAAAGCAAAGATTATAGCAATAACTTCAGATTCCatcagaagaaataagaaaaatacttcataagtagaaatagaaggaaagaaatgataaGGAGCAGAAATCAGTTAAAGAggagaaaatcaatgaaaccaaaggCTAGTTCCTTAAGAAATCAGCAAAACTAAATAAATCTTAAGCCAGATTCCATTGGGAAGAAAAAGATGTCTTCAGAGAAGGCACAAGCTACCAAGATCTATCTTTATAATGTATGAATAATTAGAGATAAAACATCATTACAGATCATATagtcataaaaaggaaaagaaaaaaatgttacaacaGATAACATAAATAGCTCTATTTCtattaaagaaatagaatttcCAATAAGAAAAATCCCAGAAGTAATAGGCCCAAATGGCTTCACACTGGTGAATTCTATGAAACATTTAGGCAATAACTACTACCAATTTTGCACAATATCttccagaaaaacaaagatgAGAAAATACTTCTCAATTCATTGTAAGAGGCCAGCATTATACGgatactaaaaccagataaaggcactacaagaaaaaaactaaagatctAAATATTCTGAgttgattttgcttttgtttagcACATTGAACCCAAACATGCATGAAAATGATAGTAGTACACCATGACCAATGAAGGGTTATCTGCATATGAAAAGTTGGtctaatatttgaaaatcaataaaactcaccacattaacaaatgaaaactgaaaaatacacaGTGATCTCATGAGATTTATAAAAAGCATTTGCTGAAATTCAAAAAccatttctaatgaaaaaaaaaaaactctcagctATAAGAGGACATTTCCTCAACCAGATAAATGTCATCAGTGAAAAACTTATAATCAATGTCATATTTAATGGCAAAAGTCTGTAAGCTTTTCCCACAATATCAGTAATGAAGCAAGGATATTTGTTCTCATGGTGAAATaggacaaaagaaacaaattgaaagcaaaaaagttaaaactatatttgtgaatatatacatGATGAGATCCCTGCAGAAAATTGAGTCATCTACAAAAAAGTTGTCAAAGCTAATAAATGAGATAAGCAAAATGTAGTATTCAAGGCCAACACAAAAggtcaattgtatttctatatgaCAGTAACCAAAACTTTGGGaggtaaaatgaaaaaacaattaataacatccaagaataaaataaggataaattCAGTAAACTAAAAACTATAAATTGTTCCTCAGGAAATTAAAGAAAGCCTAATGAAAGCAGTTGTATATTCATAAGTGTGTTCAAGGATCagaagatttattattattaagatatcACTTCTTCCCAAGTTTGTCTTTAGATTCAGTGAATTCCATTGAAAATTAATCACCTGATTCAAAAATTTGTGTGGAAACCAAAAAGACATAGAATTACtaatacaactttttaaaagagaaaatattagacaaaacctgattttaagatttattataaaaactATTGTCAAAACAATGTTGAGTTGatgtaaacataaatatatatcaatGGAAGAAAATAGAGGGTAACCTCTACATATATTATGGTCAATTTTTAACAAAAGCTTCATGGGAGTTcattaaagacaaaatatttatttaaataaatggtgctagaaTGAAGGACTACCCCATTATGTTCCAAAACAATTAATTTTACCTTTCCTCCCACCACACACAAAATTTACCGACAATGTATCTTAGATTTAACTATAACATATGAAACAAtgaaatttatagaagaaaatgtcAGAAGAAATTTTAGTGATactgtttggggaaaaaatgttaaatagaatacaaagaaagtaaaagaatgtgCTTCACCAAAGATATTCAGGTAgaaaataagtacatgaaaagatgcagggatcattagtcattagggaaataaatattaaatttacaaaATGATATTACTATATTCCCACTAAattggctaaaataaaaaagactgaacaTAACAAGTGCTGACAAGGATGATGTATAAAAATTTCAACTCCAACAGCTCTCAGtgtgaatgtaaaatggtatCTCACTTTAGAGAATCATctggcagttttttaaaaagtcaaacattCTACCACAAAATCTAGCCTAGGTATTTCcttgagagaaatgaaaacatgtccataCAAAGACTCAAATGTTAGTGTTCACAGATGCTTTATTCATAATATCCAAAAACTATATGAACAACTCAGATGTCAACAAgtgagtgaatttttaaaatgtgaaaagtaaTATGGCTGATGTATATGAGGAAATgaatttggcaataaaaaggaaaaaaatactgatatGTACATCAGAAATGAATATCAAAATAATCATGTTGAGTTAAAGAAGGCAGAcattcccctcaaaaaaaaagtttagactTATATGTACTGTGGGATTTTATTTACattatacaaatggccaacaaatatatgaagaaatattcaCTATCTCTAGAATTAGGGTAATACaattcaaaactacattgagatttcatttcactccagtcagaatggcaattttcaataatacaaataattataagtgttggcaaggatgtggggcaaaggtatactcatacattgttggtggaaatgcaaattagtacaaccattctgAAAAGCTGCATATATTCctcaaaaaataggaataaaaccaCTATATGATTCAGCCATCCCACTCATACTTAtccaaaagattttaaatcagcatactataaggatgcaaccacatcaatgtttatagcagcacaatttacaatagccaagctatggaaccaacttaggagccattcaactgatgaatgaataaaaaatgtattaaaagtatattcacaccaattcatgtattcatacatgtactttggataataatgtccatcacattccaccatattgctaaccccatgccccctcccttaccctccaacccctctgcctaTCTAGAGTTCACCTATTCATCCCATGCTAcaaccctactatgaatcagactccttatatcagagaaaacattcagcatttgttttttggggattggctaacttcacttagcattatcttctctaactccatccatttacctacaaatgccatgattttattctcttttattgctgagtaatattccattgtgtatatatgccacatttttttttatccattcatctattgaagggcatctatgttagttccacagtttagctattgtgaattgtgctgctataacaatgatttggctgtgtccctgtagtatgttgtttttaagtcctttgggtatagaccaaggagagggatagctgggtcaaatggtggttccattcccagttttccaagaaatatttttactgctttccatatcagctacaccaatttgctgtcccaccagcagtgtatgagtatacctttttcctcacatcctcgccaacatatattgttgtttgtcttcataatagctgccattctgactggagtgagatgaaatcttagagtagttttaatttgtatttctctaattgctagtgatgatgaacattttttcatatatttgtttattgattgtatatcatcttctgagaagtgtctgttcaggaccttggcccatttattgattgggttatttgtgaaaaattgtgctctgtatgtgcaataagaattataatgtattccactgtcatatataaaaaataattttaaaaagtttatttaaggggctggggctggggctcagcaataGCGCAtttccctggcatgtgtgaggcgctgggttccatcctcagcaccacatataaacaaataaataaaataaagatctatcaccaattttaaaaaaatgtgtattaaaaaaagtttatttaaaaatgtatttaaaaatatgatataggggccagagctgtggctcagtgatggagtgctcaCCTactatgtgtgagacactgggttcaatcctcagcactgcataaaaataaataaataatataaagatgttgtgtccgtctacaactaaaaaagatttttttaaatgtgattttatgGCGCGTGTGTGTGCCATAAAGAACaaaacccacaataaaaaattaaaaataaataaataaattaaaaaaaaaaagaacaaaattatgacatttattgGTGAATGGGTGGAACTAGAGACTACAATAccatgtgaaataagccagactcactaagtcaaaaatcaaatgttttctctgatatgtggaagctagtcgaaaataagggagagaaaagaaagagagccGTGGGTTGGGGGCTTGGGTAGTGCAGGattccattaaaatagaagaaacattGGTTGACTAATAAAGGAGACTAGGGGGGAATCGAAGgtaaaaacagtagaatgaatctgacctaactttcctatgtacacctGTGAATAaactacagtgaatctcaccatcatgtatatccacagattctaaaaaaaaaaaaaaaaaaaggtctagaaaaacacaaaatatattaacAGAAAGCAAATCAATAATAGCCTGCAGACCTATGTATGGGGTAGGGGTGGGCACAGAGAAGTTACAGAGGTCATGAGGGACGGTCATGTTTATTATCTTGATTATGATGGTTTCAAAGGTGTATTTGTATGTCAAAACTCATCACTTTGTACATAAATACaacttttatatatgttatataacccaataaagttgtttaaaaatatattattctttattttttaaatttcatttttttaaaggtaagataccttttttttttttagagagagaatttttttaatatttattttttagttttcggcgaacacaacatctctgtttgtatgtggtgctgaggatcgaacccgggccgcacgcatgccaggcgagcgcgctaccgcttgagccatatccccagcctctaaatttcatatttttaaaagaaatttatttgtaGCCTTGTGTCATTCTTGAATTTTGTAGACTATTACCAATGTTATAGTATGTCTTTTCTACCACTCATCCTGAATCTTTGCCagtatctgattttaaaaatcaaaatctgtcCTTATTACTCTATGTTCTATTTGACAGGAGATTCTCTTACTTATACctgtttaaagttttaaaaataagggaaagaaaagcCGGGGGGTGGGGGCTTGGATAGTGAGAGattccattaaaatagaagaaacattGGTGGACTAATAAAGGAGACTAAGGGAGAGTAGaagggaaaaacagtagaatgtcTCCTTCCTTAAATTTTCACTAATACCCTGAGGTAACTTAAATTTTCAGCACTTTTAATTTGGCATCCAGAATTCCCGAAGTATGCATGTTTACTATTTATGTACTAATTTGTACCCAATTAGCCTATGTCATAAACTCTACCTCAACTCCAGCTAACATCAAAATAGCCAAGTGTGggtcaacagacaaatggataaataaaatgtggagatgtgtatgtatatgtatatgtatatatgtatatatatatatatatatatatatatatatatatatatatatatatatatgaatgtcaTTTTAGTCAgccacaaagaataaaattatgtccaATGGATGGACCTAGAGAACAtgttaaattaaataagccagactcagagagTCAAGGGTTGTCtatttctctaatatgtggaagctagagacaaaaagaagaaaagggggtCTCTTGAAAATGAATGGAAGACCAAGATGGTAGAAGGGGATCAGAAGGATGGAGGAGGGAAAAGTAAGGGGAAATGCTCAGGAATGAACCTGAACAAAtagttatgtacatatatgaatatgcacaATGAAGTCCAATGTTCTGTATAATCATTATGTATCAATAAAAACTGTGAAAATAATAAAGTGGGGATGTTTGTCTTACcttcacatgtatacatatttattgtaaaaataaaaaaaaaaaaacaactttcttgGTGGGAGGGGGAGTTCTCTACCAGCAATTGAAAAAGTCCATCTTTAATTGAATATATTTAGTCTCTTTCTAATGTAGTTCTGAATTCTCACCTGGCTTCTAAATTCAGAAGCCAGGTGAGAATTTtcaacataaaagaaaacaaaagagaaatcctaaaacagaaaaatctttcTAATTTAGAAAAACAACTTTAACTGAATATAAGTATCTTGGaaaacacaaaatggaaaaaaaaaaaaaaacctggaaatgTCAAAAAAGTGACCCTCGTTGTAAATATagtacaagtatttttttttccatctcaaaCATGGTACAAGTAGTGTCCTTgcaataatttttacaaaattctcaaattttcactttaaaatatcatGCATTCTTGATAATTCAGAATGTGACAAAAATACAACAATTATAGGACATCAAAGCCTCATCATGTTTGGAATTCCCCATCTAGAGTTTTCGCTAGAGGGTAAATACACtgacagtttaaaaaaaacaataagagaatCATCTTAACATTTCAGCACATCGCAGCTGACTTGTAGCCATACAAACTATTTTCCCAAAAGTTATAGTAATCACAGAAACCTAGAAGTTCTTTAATAACAGGCATCTTAGAATACTTAGAGTATTACTCAACTTtgattgtctttttaaaaaacttcaataAGTTATACTATCAGAAGTCAATTGTAttctaattttctcttcctcacaagttcagaatatttttaaaaaacgaagtgaaattaaaactaaataggAATGTGAGCTCAAGGCAATGtaagtatattttctttatatttacatacattaaaaaaaatacttcctcTGTGACCATCTTCAATTCGCAGAAATGAAGCTCTTTACAAAGGAAATAAGTTTTCCTCTCTAAACACTGAAAtgtaaaaaccctaaccctaaccctaaccctaaccctaaccctccctaAGGAAGAACACTTAgactgaaaaaaaacaaggagcgAGAAGCTAGTCTCAGAAGAAATGGAATGAAAGATTACAAGAGGTATGACGAATTGTAACAAAGAGGAAGAGAACGGCATGTAGGTTTGGATATGTAAATAAACCCAAGCAATTTAAAGTTGATGACATTTCCACTAGAAGCTACATGTACTTATtaagagaaagcagagaaaagaaaatatggcttTAGAGTAGACAACCCTGTCAACAGTAGACAACCCCTATAGAAAGGAGATTGTAAGTAATGAGTTCAATCATAAacttacttatttttcaaaatagttattttaCATGCTATAGATTTGAATAAAacacaaatcattttaaattgctaccatttttattgttttccaaaCTGCATCCTCAGTCTTGGGGTTCCCTTTTTTTTATCGGATTCACAAATTTCTTTCAGATGACTAGGACCTGTCTACAACTCGAGAGAAGTCTTTTAATTCTATATTAATGGTATCTTTTATTTCAATACTGGGAACCTGTTCCTCTTTGACAATAGACAAATCTTCAGGAACAGGAAcactttcttcaaattttttattgtCTTCTAAAACAACTGACACTGAGACACCTGCTATCTAGGGAGACTGAAGTTCAGGAAACACATTCTCTAGTACACATCCCCATTTGCAGGAGTTGGTTCAGATGGTGGAGGTGGAACTTCAGCAATCATCTCTTGCACAGGAAACTCTTCAGTGGGAACCACATCAGTTACTGAAAGATCTTCGTCACCGGGGTCATCTTCTGCAGGGACTTCCTCAGCTAATAAAGGCTGAATTTGAACCTGGACTTCTTCTGGAAAGAACTCCTCAACTGGTGGACTCTGAAATTGAAGCATGGCCTCTTCAGCTAGTAGAGACTGAACTTGAGCCAGGACCTCTTCTGGAAAGGCCTCCCCATCTGATGGAGACTGAATATCAGTCTGGACCTCTTTTGAAATGGTCTCCTTAGCTGGTGGAGACTGATCTAGAGACAAGTCTTCTTTTAGAGGGGACTCCTCAGCTGGTGGAGGCTGAGCTTCCGCAGGAGCCTCTTCTATAGGATACTCCTCAAATGATGGAGACTGAATTTCAACAGGAGCTTCTTCATTTGGTGGGGGCTGAACTGCAGCCGGGAACTCTTCTACAATGCCTCCCTCATCAATGAGAGGCTGAACTTTGGGAGAGTGCTTTTCTATAGGAGACTTCTTATCTGTTCGAGAATGCACTTTAGCAGAGGGCTTTTGTTTAGGGGCTTCCTTACTTGTTGGAAGTTCAGGTTCTAGGATCACTTCTGTAAGAGCCTCTACAACTGATGGAGGCTGAACTTGAGCAGGGGCCTTTTCTGCAGACTGTACTTCAGCTGGAGCTTCACCAAACTCATCTTCAGATACTGTAGGTCGAACTTCAACAGGAGTCTCTTCTACTAGTGGAAGCTGAATTTCAGGAGGAAGCTCTTCTGAAGGATCTACTTCAGCTAGTGAGGACTCTGCTTGACCAAAATGATCTTCTGAAAGAGCCTCCTGCACCAGTGGAGGCTGAATTTTAGCCAGAGACTCTAGGGAAGGAGATCCTTCATCTAGAGAAGGGGGTACTGTAATCTCTGTAGTTGAAGTAGCTTTATCAGATACAAGGGTCTTTTCAATTATAGGTTGTACTTCAGTAGGGGTCTCGTCAGCAATCCTGGGCTCTACTTCAGCTATGTCCCCTTCAGCTGGTAAAAACTGTCCTTCTGCAGGGCCTTCAGGCTCTAGGGAAGGAGATCCTTCATCTGGAGAAGGGGGTACTGTAATCTCTGTAGTTGAAGTAGCTTTATCAGATACAAGGGTCTTTTCAATTGTAGGTTGTACTTCAGTAGAGGTCTCTTCAGCAAGTCTGGGCTCTACTTCAGCTATGGCCTCTTCAGCTGGTAaaaaatgtccttcagtaggaAATTCTTCTGTTGGTAGATACTCTGTTTCAACAGAAGCATCTTTTTTAACAACTGAACCCTCTTGCCTAGACTCATCTGCTAAAAATAATGGAGTATCTTTTGGGGTTTCCTGAGTAAATGAATCTCTGTTgatatttttttgccttttttttccatGGCTACTTATTGCTGGTTGAAATTCAGGACTGTCACtaacaaaaatcttttttaagGATTTATATATGTGGATACTTTCCTTTGAATTTGTAAGAGAGCTACCTGCCTCAGAAATAATCAGCATTTTTGATTCAGCAAAGTATGTCTGCTGTTCCTTGTCCACTTTTTCTACTTGGGGCAAGCTCATCACAGACAGGTCCCCAGTATAAATGGTCTGCTGAGATCTGtctattttaaattgaattgagTATTGGCTTGGTATAATTTCTACTCCCTGGACACCCTCAGGCAATTCGGGACCTGCTTTTCCAACACAAGCTGGCTTCTTTTTAGGCCCCACTGGTCTATCAGATgacttgacttttttcttttccacagagGTTTCTGTCTGGAGAGATTCATCAGTCATTTTCTGTCCATGCTTTTTCTTTGCCCAAGTTTGCTGAAGTTGAGAAGATACTTGAAAACGCTCATATTCTTTGGCAGAGTAGTGGCCATTGCTTCCAGGAATATTACCAATACTTAAGATAGCCTTGGGGACAGTCGATTGTGATACAGCctggtgtttctttttctctgtccctTCAGTCTGCTGGGATTTGTCTACCATTGGTTGGACAGTTCGCCTTCTCTTTCGAATTTCTTGCCTCCCGACTGAGATAGACTGACGAGGCAcatcattttcttccatttataagatgatgaattcaaatttattaatcaAGTAATTAATCATTAAGAATCACAAATGTGCCAGCTGTAAATCTTTGCCTTCCTTCATTAAGACTTGttctactgagttgcttagaaaaAAAGCAATTCCTAAATCATTACATTCTATACTACATTCTTGTTGGATCCCACCTTGTTCAGTTATTATCTTTCTTGTTTAGTCTCTGTTAGAACGAAATCTCATTTTTAGAAGTTCCTCTCAAGGGTCTGTGACATCACAGCACTTCTCCCTGCAAGGTTCCGGCAGTTCTGGTCCCAGCACTTTTTCACTGGGGCACAAATTCATCATCAATGACTGCAAGTGTGACATCTTATTACTTTGTGAAATAAATCAAGTTGAAAGAAGCATTTGTCTATCAAAGGAACATTAAGTAAGCTCCAGTAATACCACTTTCTAACTGTTGATTTTTTGAACTTTCAATTCAATCCTTTCCATCCTACTATCAAAGATGGTTATGATACAGAACTCAGAATGCTGCAGCACATTTGTAATTGTTGGAGAAAACAACTGATAATATATGTGAGAGTGTTCTATGAATATCTGTTTATATGACTTTAAAAGAAGTcagttctgggctggggatgtggctcaagcagtagcgcactcacctggcatgtgcagggcactgggttcgatcctcaacactacataaaaataaagatactgtgtccacctaaaactaatatatatatatatatatatatatatatatatatatatatatatatatgtatatatatatatatatatatatatgaagtcaGTACTGTTTGAAAAAACTAGGATTCTTAAATCCATCTATACATAGGCTCCTTTCCTGCATCCATGACTTCAGTGATCACAATAGCATCCCACCCAAATATAAGCCATGCTGTCCTTCTCAAACAgcttcagatatttttatttctgaattatttcagAAAGTGGATCCACtcgaattttttttcaaataaatgattgTTGTGTCTAAATATATGCCaagttaaataaaatgcattattcGAGGCAGTCACTATAACTCTGCTGAATAACCACATAGGAATGAATGCCCCGGTAAAGATGAAAAGTTTAAATTGAGTCTTTGGAAAAGTTAAGTAGGTTGTTGCTGCCATTGTATTAGATTTGAAATTTCTAACATAATAGATTTGAAAATTTAACTCCTATATCTCAAGAATTTTACTAGAAAGATGTAAATTGGtcacaaaaaatatattaaaatattgttagtctggggaaataaaagaagaaaaagtggactttaaaaatataatcacagacgttaaaaataaaacatctgcctgggcacagtggcacacgcctgtaatcccagagacaggagaatcatgagttcaaagttagcctcagcaagggcaagctgctaagcaactcagtggaaccctgtccctaaattttaaaaatacaaaataggactagggacatggctcagtgcccctaagttcaattctcagtatccccccaaaaaaatctgctaaataataattataacttcattaatctggaaatattttaaaatttcttatgctGTATTGCTCCCcgcaaaaaacataaaattgaatcAAATAATCCTGTTTCGTGCATTAGTGTTAGGAACTGAATGTTTGTATCCCCCTACCATTCATGCCATTCATGTGTTTAAGTAAAATGCCCAAGTTATGGAATTAGGGAGTGGGACTTTATAGATGATAACCATCTGCATTTGCATCTGCAAAGGAAGTGGACCTttaacaaacagatctgttagcACCTTGATATGGACTAcccagtctccagaactttgAAAATTTAATTGTTGCTTATACTACCTAGACTCTTATGTATTTGTTAGCAGTTTAAACTAAGATAATTGATTTTAGCCAA
Coding sequences within it:
- the Fscb gene encoding LOW QUALITY PROTEIN: fibrous sheath CABYR-binding protein (The sequence of the model RefSeq protein was modified relative to this genomic sequence to represent the inferred CDS: deleted 2 bases in 1 codon; substituted 2 bases at 2 genomic stop codons); its protein translation is MEENDVPRQSISVGRQEIRKRRRTVQPMVDKSQQTEGTEKKKHQAVSQSTVPKAILSIGNIPGSNGHYSAKEYERFQVSSQLQQTWAKKKHGQKMTDESLQTETSVEKKKVKSSDRPVGPKKKPACVGKAGPELPEGVQGVEIIPSQYSIQFKIDRSQQTIYTGDLSVMSLPQVEKVDKEQQTYFAESKMLIISEAGSSLTNSKESIHIYKSLKKIFVSDSPEFQPAISSHGKKRQKNINRDSFTQETPKDTPLFLADESRQEGSVVKKDASVETEYLPTEEFPTEGHFLPAEEAIAEVEPRLAEETSTEVQPTIEKTLVSDKATSTTEITVPPSPDEGSPSLEPEGPAEGQFLPAEGDIAEVEPRIADETPTEVQPIIEKTLVSDKATSTTEITVPPSLDEGSPSLESLAKIQPPLVQEALSEDHFGQAESSLAEVDPSEELPPEIQLPLVEETPVEVRPTVSEDEFGEAPAEVQSAEKAPAQVQPPSVVEALTEVILEPELPTSKEAPKQKPSAKVHSRTDKKSPIEKHSPKVQPLIDEGGIVEEFPAAVQPPPNEEAPVEIQSPSFEEYPIEEAPAEAQPPPAEESPLKEDLSLDQSPPAKETISKEVQTDIQSPSDGEAFPEEVLAQVQSLLAEEAMLQFQSPPVEEFFPEEVQVQIQPLLAEEVPAEDDPGDEDLSVTDVVPTEEFPVQEMIAEVPPPPSEPTPANGDVYXRVFPELQSPXIAGVSVSVVLEDNKKFEESVPVPEDLSIVKEEQVPSIEIKDTINIELKDFSRVVDRS